The region GTTGTTGGCCAGGATGTTGGAGCCGAAGAGCAGCCACTGCCCCTGCTCGAAGTAGGACATGGTCTCGAAGGCGTAGCTGGAAAAGGTCGTGTAGGAGCCGCAGAAGCCGATGGCGATGAGCAGGCGCCACTTGGGGTCGGCCAGCACGCGCTCCGTGGTCCAAACCAGGAAAAGGCCGAGTAGGAAACTACCGGTGATGTTGATGAACAGGGTGCCGAAAGGGAAGGTGACGCCGATCACGCGGGCAGCCAGGCGGCCGACCAGAAAGCGCAGGCTGGCGCCCAGGACCGCGCCCAGGGATATCCAGAGATAGGCTTGCACGATGGAGCTCTCCTCAACCAGTGTTGGTAGGAGTCATCAGCCCCGGCGCGTGCCGTGGCGGTTGTGGCGAACTCCATCGCCGTCGCAGCATTTTACCCCAGGGGGCGCAGAGTGCGCGCGAGATCCTTCGGACCTGAAGGTCCTCAGGATGACGCCGTCAAGGATCTGCTACTTCTTGCGCTCCACCAGGAAGCGGGCGAGCTGCTTGAGGGTCTCGGCGCGGGGGCCGAAGGCGGCCAGAGCGGCGCAGCCGGAATCCACCAGCGCCTCCGCCTTCTTCATGGATTCCTCGACGCCGAAGAGAGCGGGATAGGTGGCTTTCTCGCTGGCCGTGTCCTTGCCCGCGGTCTTGCCCAATTGCTCGGAGGACTGGGTGACGTCGAGTACGTCGTCGGCGATCTGGAAGGCGAGGCCGACGGCGCGGCCGAAGTCGCGCAGTCGGGCGAGTTGCTCCTCGTCCGCGCCGGCGTACAGCCCGCCGGACACCAGGCTGGCAGTGATGAGCGCGCCCGTCTTGGAGCGGTGGATGTACTCCAGGGTGCGGGCGTCCGGGCGAGTGCGCTCGGCTTCCAGGTCCATGACCTGGCCGCCGATCATGCCTTCGACGGTGCCGGTGCCGCGGGCCACTTCCTCGATGATGCGCACGCGGCGCTCGGCGGGGCAGCGCAGCCGGGAGAACACCTGGTAGGCGTAGGTCTGCAGGGCGTCGCCGGCCAGGATGGCGGTGGCCTCCCCGAAAGCCTTGTGGCAGGTGGGCTGGCCGCGGCGCAGGTCATCGTTGTCGAGCGCGGGCAAGTCGTCGTGGATGAGGGAGTAGGTGTGCAGCATCTCCAGGGCGCAGCCCACTTCCTCGATGCCCGCGGGGAGCGAGCCCGCGACC is a window of Terriglobales bacterium DNA encoding:
- the crcB gene encoding fluoride efflux transporter CrcB gives rise to the protein MQAYLWISLGAVLGASLRFLVGRLAARVIGVTFPFGTLFINITGSFLLGLFLVWTTERVLADPKWRLLIAIGFCGSYTTFSSYAFETMSYFEQGQWLLFGSNILANNLLCLAAVLTGAALARGL
- a CDS encoding farnesyl diphosphate synthase codes for the protein MDAALERLLPPATQYPESIHRAMRHSVFAGGKRLRPILCLEAARMVAGSLPAGIEEVGCALEMLHTYSLIHDDLPALDNDDLRRGQPTCHKAFGEATAILAGDALQTYAYQVFSRLRCPAERRVRIIEEVARGTGTVEGMIGGQVMDLEAERTRPDARTLEYIHRSKTGALITASLVSGGLYAGADEEQLARLRDFGRAVGLAFQIADDVLDVTQSSEQLGKTAGKDTASEKATYPALFGVEESMKKAEALVDSGCAALAAFGPRAETLKQLARFLVERKK